One genomic window of Thioclava sp. GXIMD4216 includes the following:
- a CDS encoding helix-turn-helix transcriptional regulator, translated as MADDWYGEDAATFGDRLEGAREAAGLSQTELAAKLGVRLETLQSWEEDMADPRANKLQMVAGMLNVSLMWLLNGEGAGLDGPPQGVDEAEREREILREIREARAVIKDLDARLERLERRVKAGESQ; from the coding sequence ATGGCGGATGACTGGTATGGCGAAGATGCCGCGACCTTTGGCGACAGGCTGGAGGGCGCGCGCGAGGCCGCAGGGCTGAGCCAGACCGAACTGGCCGCAAAGCTGGGCGTGCGGCTGGAGACGCTGCAGTCATGGGAAGAGGATATGGCCGACCCGCGTGCCAACAAGTTGCAGATGGTGGCGGGTATGTTGAATGTTTCGCTGATGTGGCTGCTCAATGGCGAGGGCGCTGGACTTGACGGGCCGCCGCAAGGGGTAGATGAGGCAGAACGAGAGCGGGAGATCTTGCGCGAGATACGCGAGGCCCGTGCGGTGATCAAAGACCTCGATGCGCGGCTGGAACGGCTGGAGCGCAGGGTCAAAGCGGGAGAGAGCCAATGA
- a CDS encoding succinate dehydrogenase assembly factor 2 — MTGQVQETPEARLKRMVMRSWRRGMKEMDMVLGPFADSELAKMDPATLDLYDALLEEYDQDLYLWVSGAKPCPPEYLQLLQVIAAFAKKRHSVA; from the coding sequence ATGACCGGACAGGTTCAGGAAACGCCGGAAGCACGGTTGAAGCGGATGGTGATGCGCAGCTGGCGGCGCGGGATGAAAGAGATGGACATGGTGCTTGGCCCCTTTGCCGATAGCGAGCTGGCAAAGATGGATCCGGCCACCTTGGACCTCTATGACGCGCTGTTGGAAGAATATGATCAGGATCTCTATCTGTGGGTGTCGGGGGCGAAACCCTGCCCGCCGGAGTATCTTCAACTGCTGCAAGTGATTGCGGCCTTTGCGAAAAAACGTCATTCGGTTGCATGA
- a CDS encoding winged helix DNA-binding protein, with protein sequence MGGVVADRAMQQGLMTGYLDTLALVERLHRLLLDVIKDEFERLAIIEINPVQALLLFNVGDNEVTAGELKSRGYYQGSNVSYNLKKLVENGYMHHQRCDVDRRSVRVKLTDKGRKLHDAVRELFERHADGMGTRGVIDFEQMDEMNRTLKRMERYWMDQIRYIY encoded by the coding sequence ATGGGCGGCGTGGTCGCGGACCGCGCCATGCAGCAGGGGCTCATGACCGGGTATCTGGACACGCTGGCCCTTGTGGAACGGCTGCACAGATTGCTGCTGGATGTGATCAAGGACGAATTCGAACGTCTGGCGATCATCGAGATCAATCCGGTTCAGGCCCTTTTGCTGTTCAATGTCGGCGATAACGAGGTCACGGCAGGCGAATTGAAGAGCCGTGGCTATTATCAGGGCTCGAATGTCAGCTATAACCTGAAAAAACTGGTGGAAAACGGCTATATGCACCACCAGCGCTGTGATGTGGACCGCCGCTCGGTGCGGGTCAAGCTGACGGATAAGGGGCGCAAGCTGCATGATGCGGTGCGCGAACTGTTCGAGCGCCATGCTGACGGGATGGGCACGCGTGGCGTGATCGATTTCGAACAGATGGACGAAATGAACCGGACCCTCAAACGTATGGAACGTTACTGGATGGACCAGATCCGGTATATCTACTGA
- a CDS encoding DUF2237 domain-containing protein, translating to MDKDLPVNVLGGPLEPCSLVPLTGFFRDGHCNTCAEDHGAHTVCAIMTKEFLAWSAYIGNDLSTPRPEYGFEGLKPGDRWCLCAGRFLEAHDEGCAPEIVLEATHQRTLDVVPIEVLRLHRHLSPFQ from the coding sequence ATGGATAAGGATCTGCCGGTCAATGTCTTGGGTGGCCCGTTGGAGCCTTGTTCGCTGGTGCCTCTGACCGGGTTCTTTCGCGATGGCCATTGTAATACCTGCGCCGAGGATCATGGCGCCCATACGGTTTGCGCGATCATGACCAAAGAGTTTCTCGCGTGGTCGGCCTATATCGGCAATGACCTCTCGACCCCGCGTCCCGAATACGGATTCGAGGGCCTCAAACCCGGAGATCGCTGGTGCCTGTGCGCGGGGCGGTTTCTGGAAGCGCATGACGAGGGCTGCGCGCCCGAGATCGTGCTGGAGGCGACCCATCAGCGCACGCTTGATGTGGTCCCGATCGAGGTCCTACGGCTGCATCGGCATTTGTCGCCTTTTCAATAG
- the epmA gene encoding EF-P lysine aminoacylase EpmA, with product MTETPWWHPHRHADRRPLLLARNKVQAALRQWFADQDFLETDPACLQTSPGNEAHLHAFATDLIGHDGVAHRMYLHTSPEFTMKKILAAGEPRIFAFAHVWRNRENGNRHSAEFTMLEWYRADTPYDRLIEDAHAMLALAARACGADHLHYRGITCDPFAPVERISVAEAFQRYAGIDLLASCRADGSTDRATLAAECARVGFAISEDDGWADILSKVLVDRVEPHLGHGRITVLDRYPTAEAALARPCADDPREAERFELYACGVELANAFGELTDPAEQRRRFEAEMDEKERIYGERYPLDEDFLAALELMPEASGIALGFDRLVMLATGAPRIDDILWSPIAQPRSPR from the coding sequence ATGACCGAAACACCCTGGTGGCACCCCCATCGCCACGCCGACCGCCGCCCCCTTTTGCTGGCACGCAACAAAGTTCAGGCCGCGCTCCGGCAGTGGTTTGCCGATCAGGACTTCCTCGAAACCGACCCCGCCTGCCTGCAAACCAGCCCCGGCAATGAGGCGCATCTGCATGCTTTCGCCACCGATCTCATCGGCCATGACGGGGTGGCGCATCGGATGTATCTGCACACCTCGCCCGAATTCACGATGAAAAAGATCCTTGCGGCGGGCGAGCCCCGGATCTTCGCCTTCGCCCATGTCTGGCGCAACCGCGAAAACGGCAACCGCCATAGTGCCGAATTCACCATGCTGGAATGGTATCGCGCCGATACCCCCTATGACCGGCTGATCGAGGATGCCCATGCGATGCTGGCCCTTGCCGCACGCGCCTGCGGGGCGGATCACCTGCACTATCGCGGCATCACCTGCGACCCTTTCGCGCCGGTGGAACGGATTTCGGTGGCCGAAGCCTTCCAGCGCTATGCGGGCATCGACCTGCTGGCCAGCTGCCGCGCCGATGGGTCAACCGACCGCGCAACATTGGCCGCCGAATGCGCGCGGGTGGGTTTTGCCATTTCCGAGGATGACGGTTGGGCCGATATTCTGTCAAAAGTGCTGGTGGATCGGGTCGAACCGCATCTGGGCCACGGGCGGATCACCGTGCTCGACCGCTATCCGACCGCCGAGGCCGCCCTCGCCCGCCCCTGCGCCGATGACCCGCGCGAGGCGGAACGCTTCGAGCTTTACGCCTGCGGGGTGGAGCTGGCCAATGCCTTCGGAGAGCTCACCGACCCCGCCGAGCAACGCCGCCGTTTCGAGGCCGAGATGGACGAGAAAGAGCGCATCTATGGCGAGCGCTACCCGCTGGACGAGGATTTCCTTGCCGCGCTGGAACTGATGCCGGAGGCCTCCGGCATCGCGCTCGGCTTTGACCGTCTGGTGATGCTGGCCACAGGTGCCCCCCGCATCGACGACATCCTCTGGAGCCCTATCGCACAGCCCAGAAGCCCGCGATAA
- the efp gene encoding elongation factor P, giving the protein MVKVIASQLRKGNVVEIDSHLYVVLTAESFHPGKGTPVTQVNMRRISDGTKVSERWKTTEGVERAHVEEREFDFLYEDGEGYHFMEPTTYEQVAVSEDVIGDAKVFLRDGIRCWLKTYNDGVIAIELPQKVTVEVEETEPVVKGQTASSSYKPSTCTGGIRVMVPPHIGVGTRIVINTEDLAYQERAKD; this is encoded by the coding sequence ATGGTTAAAGTCATCGCCTCGCAGCTGCGCAAGGGCAATGTTGTCGAAATCGACAGCCACCTCTATGTCGTTCTGACGGCAGAAAGCTTCCACCCCGGCAAGGGCACTCCGGTGACCCAGGTCAATATGCGCCGCATCTCGGATGGCACCAAAGTCTCCGAACGCTGGAAAACCACCGAAGGTGTGGAGCGCGCGCATGTCGAAGAGCGTGAATTCGACTTCCTCTATGAAGATGGCGAAGGCTATCACTTCATGGAACCCACCACCTACGAACAGGTTGCCGTGTCCGAGGACGTGATCGGCGATGCGAAAGTGTTCCTGCGCGACGGGATCCGCTGCTGGCTGAAAACCTATAATGATGGCGTGATCGCGATCGAACTGCCGCAGAAGGTCACCGTGGAAGTCGAAGAGACCGAGCCGGTTGTCAAAGGCCAGACGGCGTCCTCGTCCTACAAGCCCTCGACCTGCACCGGTGGTATCCGTGTGATGGTGCCGCCGCATATCGGCGTGGGCACCCGCATCGTGATCAACACCGAGGATCTGGCCTATCAGGAGCGCGCCAAGGACTGA
- a CDS encoding DUF1413 domain-containing protein, whose protein sequence is MTLTDTLHHFTNRLTGHPQGPFHLHDIYGPQWAAFSVEDKLRLGRDFLIHVRQGAIPQVHDSGQSDLQGRVFVKG, encoded by the coding sequence ATGACACTGACGGACACGTTGCATCATTTTACCAACCGGTTGACCGGCCATCCGCAGGGGCCGTTCCATCTGCATGACATCTACGGACCGCAATGGGCGGCGTTTTCTGTCGAGGACAAGCTGAGGCTGGGGCGCGATTTTCTGATCCATGTCCGGCAGGGGGCCATTCCGCAGGTCCATGACAGCGGGCAGAGCGATCTGCAGGGGCGGGTCTTCGTGAAAGGCTGA
- the irrA gene encoding iron response transcriptional regulator IrrA: protein MAPNARDRGQQWLAKGGLRPTRQRLSLASLLVGDGEDRHVTAELLHTSALDAGERVSLATVYNTLRAFCDAGLMHEVTVDGTRSYFDTRMDDHPHFFWEDEARISDAPKEDMQITKLPTPPEGYEIASVDVVVRLRKL from the coding sequence ATGGCACCCAACGCACGCGACCGTGGCCAGCAATGGCTTGCCAAAGGGGGATTGCGCCCCACCCGCCAGCGCCTTTCGCTGGCGTCCTTGCTTGTGGGCGATGGCGAGGACCGCCATGTGACCGCCGAGCTGCTGCATACCTCGGCACTGGATGCCGGCGAGCGTGTCTCGCTTGCCACCGTCTACAATACCCTGCGCGCGTTCTGCGATGCGGGCCTCATGCATGAGGTCACGGTAGATGGCACGCGCAGCTATTTCGACACCCGCATGGATGACCATCCGCATTTCTTCTGGGAGGACGAGGCCCGCATTTCCGATGCGCCCAAAGAAGACATGCAGATCACCAAGCTCCCGACCCCGCCAGAGGGATACGAGATTGCCTCGGTCGATGTGGTGGTGCGGCTGCGCAAGCTGTAG
- the fabA gene encoding bifunctional 3-hydroxydecanoyl-ACP dehydratase/trans-2-decenoyl-ACP isomerase encodes MAGFPTSFDRDELLKCARGELFGPGNAQLPAPPMLMMDRITEISGDGGEFGKGHVVAEFDIKPDLWFFDCHFPGNPIMPGCLGLDGLWQLTGFNLGWRGWQGRGYALGVGEVKLTGMVRPERKMLTYKVDFTKAVQTRRLTMGVANGIVEADGEVIYVVKDMKVALSES; translated from the coding sequence ATGGCAGGCTTTCCGACGAGCTTCGACCGGGACGAATTACTGAAATGCGCACGCGGCGAGCTGTTTGGCCCCGGCAATGCGCAATTGCCCGCACCGCCCATGCTGATGATGGACCGTATCACCGAGATTTCCGGTGATGGCGGCGAATTCGGCAAGGGTCATGTTGTGGCCGAGTTCGACATCAAGCCGGATCTTTGGTTCTTTGATTGCCACTTCCCCGGCAACCCGATCATGCCGGGCTGTCTGGGCCTTGACGGTCTGTGGCAGCTTACCGGCTTCAACCTTGGCTGGCGCGGCTGGCAAGGGCGCGGCTATGCGCTGGGTGTGGGCGAGGTCAAGCTGACCGGCATGGTGCGCCCCGAACGCAAGATGCTGACCTACAAGGTCGATTTCACCAAAGCCGTGCAAACACGCCGCCTGACCATGGGCGTGGCCAACGGGATCGTCGAAGCCGATGGCGAGGTGATCTATGTGGTCAAGGATATGAAGGTCGCTCTCTCCGAGAGCTGA
- the fabB gene encoding beta-ketoacyl-ACP synthase I, which yields MRRVVITGLGIVSPIGNSAEEVTASLRAGKSGITFQQDYADRGFRSQVAGVPEVDFEALIDKRQLRFMGPTAAYAYIAMQQAIADSGLSDDQVSNERTGLVAGSGGPSTSSVFQAHSITVEKGSPKRMGPFMVTKAMSSTVSACLATPFKIKGVNYSITSACSTSAHCIGNAAELIQMGKQDVVFAGGGEEVDWTLSCLFDAMGAMSSKYNDAPETAARAFDATRDGFVIGGGGGILVLEELEHAKARGAKIYAEVTGYGATSDGYDMVAPSGEGGERAMRLATATLPEGRKVTYINAHGTSTPVGDVREVEAVRRVLGEDHAPISSTKSMTGHALGAAGVNEAIYSLLMLQGGFIAPSINVTELDPALRPEEIATRLIDNVEHDSVLSNSFGFGGTNASLVMSKYQE from the coding sequence ATGCGCCGTGTCGTTATTACCGGTCTGGGCATCGTCAGCCCGATCGGCAACTCCGCCGAAGAAGTCACCGCCAGCCTGCGCGCGGGCAAATCGGGGATCACCTTCCAGCAAGACTATGCCGACCGTGGCTTCCGTAGCCAGGTCGCCGGTGTGCCGGAGGTCGATTTCGAGGCGCTGATCGACAAGCGCCAACTGCGCTTCATGGGGCCGACTGCGGCTTATGCCTATATCGCCATGCAGCAGGCGATCGCGGATTCGGGCCTGTCGGACGATCAGGTCTCGAACGAGCGCACGGGGCTTGTGGCAGGCTCGGGTGGTCCGTCGACCTCGAGCGTGTTCCAGGCGCATAGCATCACCGTTGAAAAGGGCAGCCCCAAGCGGATGGGCCCCTTCATGGTGACGAAGGCCATGTCCTCGACCGTCTCGGCCTGTCTCGCGACGCCCTTCAAGATCAAGGGTGTGAACTACTCGATCACCTCGGCCTGCTCGACCTCGGCACATTGCATCGGCAACGCGGCCGAGCTGATCCAGATGGGCAAGCAGGATGTCGTCTTTGCAGGCGGTGGCGAGGAAGTCGACTGGACGCTGTCGTGCCTGTTTGACGCGATGGGCGCGATGTCGTCGAAATATAACGATGCGCCGGAAACGGCTGCGCGTGCCTTTGATGCGACCCGCGACGGGTTTGTCATCGGTGGCGGCGGCGGTATTCTGGTTCTCGAAGAGCTGGAACATGCCAAGGCCCGTGGTGCCAAGATCTATGCCGAAGTCACCGGCTATGGCGCGACCTCGGATGGGTATGACATGGTGGCGCCTTCGGGTGAGGGCGGCGAGCGCGCGATGCGTCTGGCCACCGCAACCCTGCCGGAAGGCCGTAAGGTTACCTATATCAACGCGCATGGCACCTCGACCCCCGTGGGCGATGTGCGCGAGGTCGAAGCTGTCCGCCGCGTGCTGGGCGAAGACCATGCGCCGATCTCCTCGACCAAGTCGATGACCGGCCACGCGCTGGGGGCTGCGGGCGTCAACGAGGCGATCTATTCGCTGCTGATGCTGCAGGGCGGCTTCATTGCGCCCTCGATCAACGTGACCGAGCTTGATCCGGCGCTGCGTCCCGAAGAGATCGCGACCCGGCTGATCGACAATGTCGAGCATGATTCCGTCCTGTCCAACAGCTTCGGCTTTGGCGGCACCAACGCATCGCTCGTCATGAGCAAGTACCAAGAGTAA
- a CDS encoding SDR family oxidoreductase, whose translation MAELMKGKRGLVMGVANDRSIAWGIAKALAEEGAELAFSYQGEAFGKRVQPLAESLGSSFLVDVDVTDDASMDAAFARLKDEWGSLDFIVHAIAYSDKNELAGRFINTTRENFKNSLSISCFSLIDIGRRAEELMPNGGSIITLTYAGSNRVTPFYNVMGVAKAALESSVRYLANDLGPQGIRVNAISPGPMKTLAGAAIGGARKTFRHTEANSPLRSNATLESIGGTAVWLSSDYGACTTGETIMVDCGYHVLGMPQTENL comes from the coding sequence ATGGCCGAGTTGATGAAGGGCAAGCGCGGGCTTGTCATGGGGGTGGCCAATGACCGCTCCATCGCATGGGGGATCGCCAAGGCGCTGGCCGAGGAAGGCGCAGAACTGGCGTTTTCCTATCAGGGCGAGGCCTTCGGCAAGCGCGTGCAGCCGCTGGCAGAGTCGCTGGGCTCGTCCTTCCTTGTGGATGTGGATGTGACCGATGATGCCTCGATGGATGCGGCTTTTGCCCGTCTGAAAGACGAGTGGGGCAGCCTTGATTTCATCGTTCATGCGATTGCCTATTCCGACAAGAACGAGCTGGCGGGCCGTTTCATCAATACTACCCGCGAGAACTTCAAGAACTCGCTGTCGATCAGCTGCTTCAGCCTGATCGATATCGGTCGCCGTGCCGAAGAGCTGATGCCGAATGGCGGCTCGATTATCACGCTGACCTATGCCGGTTCCAACCGCGTGACGCCCTTCTATAACGTGATGGGCGTGGCCAAGGCGGCACTCGAATCCTCGGTGCGCTATCTGGCCAACGACCTTGGTCCGCAGGGCATCCGCGTGAACGCGATCTCGCCCGGTCCGATGAAAACGCTGGCGGGGGCCGCCATTGGTGGCGCGCGCAAGACCTTCCGCCACACGGAGGCCAATAGCCCGCTGCGGTCGAACGCGACGCTGGAATCGATCGGCGGCACGGCTGTCTGGCTGTCGTCGGATTACGGCGCCTGCACTACTGGCGAGACGATTATGGTCGATTGCGGCTATCACGTCTTGGGCATGCCCCAGACCGAGAACCTGTGA
- a CDS encoding MmcB family DNA repair protein translates to MSDSRSLSDMQPGQVLARGVARALADLGLASVLEMPLRPRLRADVMGLTRKGEIWIVECKSSRADFTSDRKWQGYLDWCDRYFWAVDATFPLELLPEDTGLFIADGYGAEMLRDAPEARLAPARRKALTLDFARVAAARLQGFRDPSLPVLPEAAR, encoded by the coding sequence ATGTCCGATAGCCGATCTCTTTCCGATATGCAGCCGGGTCAGGTGCTGGCCCGTGGTGTGGCGCGTGCGCTGGCCGATCTGGGGCTGGCCTCGGTGCTGGAGATGCCGCTCCGCCCGCGCCTACGTGCCGATGTGATGGGGCTGACCCGTAAGGGCGAGATCTGGATTGTCGAATGCAAATCGAGCCGTGCGGATTTTACATCCGACCGTAAATGGCAGGGCTATCTGGACTGGTGCGACCGCTATTTCTGGGCGGTGGATGCTACATTCCCTCTGGAGCTTCTGCCCGAGGATACGGGGCTGTTTATCGCCGATGGCTATGGGGCTGAAATGCTGCGCGACGCCCCCGAGGCGCGTCTGGCCCCCGCCCGTCGCAAGGCGCTGACGCTGGATTTCGCGCGGGTGGCAGCCGCGCGGCTTCAAGGCTTTCGTGACCCGTCCTTGCCGGTTCTGCCCGAAGCCGCCCGCTGA
- a CDS encoding DUF6324 family protein encodes MSINSEHETAANLQIGPTDRGMVRIYLEGDGLDLPMDFDPDEAEEIAEELRAAADAARQIQAETGSGKSPKKKK; translated from the coding sequence ATGAGCATCAACAGCGAACATGAAACCGCCGCGAACCTGCAAATCGGTCCGACCGATCGCGGTATGGTGCGAATCTATCTGGAAGGGGACGGGCTCGATCTGCCGATGGATTTCGATCCTGACGAGGCCGAAGAGATCGCCGAAGAACTGCGCGCGGCAGCCGATGCGGCCCGCCAGATCCAAGCCGAAACCGGCAGCGGCAAATCGCCCAAGAAAAAGAAATAA
- a CDS encoding recombinase, whose protein sequence is MRFKDALWDGSDPLYAPCTAKSKGRVYWRATKTAQTMGYVVGPVALPGQIGDNRDEERASRARELTRDMVRWMETAENEKRLEPGTFHHLIARYLNDEISPVQDVKQNTREQYRHYGNYWRGAIGDMLVTDADYAAIRRWEKAMKDNGRSTHFIATSFRHLRIFVNYGVQIEFEGAAKLSLILSKTRFKSPKPRTIAPTAEQIAAVIEKADELGYRAFATGYMMQWWFALRAVDVRGQYLRPTDDDRTGIMRGGRRWQDGLTWDMIDADLTQIRKTPSKTERSDSEAMIFDLTAVPELRARLDETPVNDRVGPVIIDKNGMPYDRHHWARMFRLAARAAGLPKELKMMDARAGAINDAKRHGATPIQLQHQANHTNMRTTDRYIREKNDSVAEVVKLRRST, encoded by the coding sequence ATGCGTTTTAAGGATGCGCTCTGGGACGGGTCAGACCCGCTCTACGCCCCCTGTACTGCCAAATCGAAGGGCCGCGTCTACTGGCGGGCCACAAAGACCGCCCAGACGATGGGCTATGTTGTGGGGCCTGTCGCCCTGCCCGGACAGATCGGCGATAACCGCGACGAGGAACGCGCCAGCCGCGCACGCGAGCTGACGCGCGATATGGTGCGCTGGATGGAGACCGCCGAGAACGAGAAGCGCCTCGAGCCCGGCACCTTCCACCACCTGATCGCCCGCTATCTGAACGACGAGATCTCGCCCGTGCAGGACGTCAAGCAGAACACCCGCGAGCAATATCGCCACTATGGCAACTACTGGCGCGGCGCGATCGGCGACATGCTGGTAACGGATGCCGATTACGCCGCGATCAGGCGCTGGGAAAAGGCGATGAAGGACAACGGGCGCAGCACCCATTTTATCGCCACCTCCTTCCGGCACCTGCGGATCTTCGTCAATTACGGGGTGCAGATCGAGTTCGAGGGCGCGGCCAAGCTGTCCCTGATTCTCTCGAAGACGCGCTTCAAATCGCCCAAGCCCCGCACCATCGCCCCCACGGCGGAACAGATCGCCGCCGTGATCGAGAAGGCGGACGAGCTGGGCTATCGCGCCTTTGCCACCGGCTACATGATGCAGTGGTGGTTCGCCCTGCGCGCCGTTGATGTGCGCGGCCAGTATCTGCGCCCGACCGATGACGACCGGACGGGGATCATGCGCGGCGGGCGGCGCTGGCAGGACGGGCTGACATGGGACATGATCGATGCGGACCTCACGCAGATCCGCAAGACGCCCTCGAAAACCGAGCGCAGCGATAGCGAAGCCATGATCTTCGACCTGACCGCCGTGCCGGAGCTGCGCGCGCGCCTGGACGAGACGCCGGTCAATGATCGCGTGGGGCCGGTGATCATCGACAAGAACGGCATGCCTTACGATCGCCACCACTGGGCGCGGATGTTCCGGCTGGCGGCACGGGCGGCAGGCCTGCCGAAAGAGCTGAAGATGATGGATGCGCGCGCCGGTGCGATCAACGATGCCAAGCGCCACGGCGCCACGCCGATCCAGCTGCAGCACCAGGCGAACCACACCAATATGCGCACGACCGACCGCTATATCCGGGAGAAGAATGACTCGGTGGCCGAGGTCGTAAAACTGCGCCGTTCCACGTGA
- a CDS encoding helix-turn-helix transcriptional regulator, whose protein sequence is MTTITLLSPAESRVLPLIALPYKEAAHRLNLSEPCIKMHIRQIARKLGARDRYGAIALATRFGVEIEIRRPKRPPPSAGHRPRSKQQR, encoded by the coding sequence ATGACCACGATCACCCTGCTATCCCCCGCCGAGAGCCGTGTCCTGCCGCTGATCGCGCTGCCCTACAAAGAGGCCGCGCACCGCCTGAACCTCTCGGAGCCCTGCATCAAGATGCACATCCGCCAGATCGCCCGGAAGCTCGGCGCGCGCGACCGCTATGGCGCGATCGCATTGGCCACCCGCTTCGGCGTGGAGATCGAGATCCGCCGCCCCAAGCGGCCACCCCCCAGCGCGGGCCACCGGCCCCGCTCAAAACAGCAGAGATAA
- a CDS encoding Gp49 family protein: protein MSKDEAAIEDEIKAKGLTAKRITPDDVDAEIMGEEYHVFLGSCLTVCCLMLKNGFTVTGESACASPENFNSEIGRKIARSNAREKIWPLLGFRLRDQLTA from the coding sequence ATGAGCAAAGACGAAGCAGCTATCGAGGACGAAATCAAAGCAAAAGGCCTGACCGCCAAACGCATCACGCCAGATGACGTGGATGCCGAGATCATGGGCGAGGAATACCACGTGTTCCTCGGATCCTGCCTGACGGTCTGCTGCCTGATGCTAAAGAACGGCTTCACGGTCACCGGTGAAAGCGCCTGCGCCAGCCCCGAGAACTTCAATTCCGAGATCGGTCGCAAGATCGCCCGCAGCAACGCCCGTGAGAAGATCTGGCCGCTACTCGGCTTCCGTCTGCGTGATCAACTCACAGCCTGA
- a CDS encoding DUF2303 family protein, with translation MTEENIAQTILDKLPELLQIDRIAPPGDYGISPDLSEPFLLSVPESRRVQNLRADIIAAAETFAPIQRRGTSRILDLASFQAWVNRHKDEDSVIFGEISETPSMTAVIDYNRAGPAEVNLDRDPRARHGRHRAHYEFPLSQEWKDWTSIDGEDLSGPDMGEFIEAHAKDVLNPTAALLGNGAPQDDWERDFIAVAGMLNGRFATYQRLNMLSREFTVNEVSNLSTSFNRDTGEQVIQFQNEHRDPEGNPVSVPNLFIIAIPVFDGGPHYRIPVRFRYRKKGAGVAFIISMHDPKVALRNAVEEAFTMTTAATDLPLYIGKPEAPTAA, from the coding sequence ATGACCGAAGAGAATATCGCGCAGACGATCCTCGACAAGCTTCCCGAACTTCTGCAGATCGACCGCATCGCGCCCCCTGGTGATTATGGGATTTCCCCCGATCTGAGCGAGCCGTTCTTGCTATCGGTGCCCGAGAGCCGCCGGGTTCAGAACCTGCGGGCGGATATCATTGCCGCCGCCGAGACCTTCGCCCCGATCCAGCGCCGCGGCACCAGCCGCATTCTGGATCTGGCCAGCTTTCAGGCATGGGTGAACCGCCATAAGGACGAGGACAGCGTGATTTTCGGCGAGATCTCGGAGACACCCAGCATGACCGCCGTGATCGATTACAACCGCGCAGGCCCTGCCGAAGTCAATCTCGACCGCGATCCGCGCGCCCGTCATGGCCGCCACCGCGCGCATTACGAATTCCCGCTGTCGCAGGAATGGAAGGACTGGACCAGCATCGACGGCGAAGACCTGTCCGGCCCCGATATGGGCGAATTTATCGAGGCCCATGCCAAAGACGTGCTGAACCCCACCGCCGCCCTGCTGGGCAACGGGGCACCGCAGGACGATTGGGAGCGCGATTTCATCGCCGTGGCGGGCATGCTGAACGGGCGCTTTGCCACCTATCAGCGGCTGAACATGCTGTCGCGCGAGTTCACTGTGAACGAGGTGTCGAACCTCTCGACCTCGTTCAACCGCGATACGGGCGAACAGGTAATCCAGTTCCAGAACGAACACCGCGACCCCGAGGGCAATCCGGTCAGCGTGCCGAACCTCTTTATCATCGCCATCCCCGTTTTCGATGGCGGGCCGCATTACCGCATCCCCGTGCGCTTCCGCTACCGCAAGAAAGGCGCAGGCGTGGCGTTCATCATCTCGATGCATGACCCGAAAGTGGCGCTGCGCAACGCGGTCGAGGAAGCCTTCACCATGACCACGGCAGCCACCGATCTGCCCCTCTACATCGGCAAGCCGGAAGCCCCGACTGCCGCCTAA
- a CDS encoding helix-turn-helix domain-containing protein, with translation MEVIDAKWIKRHLKGERGEQSRLADAIGVSPDIVSKIISGKRRVKSEEAPKIVAFFNADQRLTSSNHHLLEIYDSLSDEKKRQAEEFLRFLADK, from the coding sequence ATGGAAGTCATCGACGCAAAATGGATCAAACGACACCTGAAGGGCGAGCGCGGCGAACAATCGCGCTTGGCGGATGCTATTGGCGTATCGCCTGACATCGTTTCAAAGATAATATCTGGAAAACGGCGCGTTAAATCGGAAGAAGCGCCAAAGATCGTTGCCTTCTTTAATGCCGATCAACGATTGACGTCGAGCAACCATCATCTGCTCGAGATCTATGATTCCTTATCTGACGAAAAGAAGAGGCAGGCAGAAGAGTTCCTTCGGTTTCTTGCAGATAAATAA